Proteins encoded within one genomic window of Oncorhynchus tshawytscha isolate Ot180627B linkage group LG02, Otsh_v2.0, whole genome shotgun sequence:
- the LOC112217510 gene encoding zinc finger protein Eos isoform X1, with the protein MDDDCNGRPYMSAGSGDSSMEREFSGALGGPTVSTPNSQHTSPSRSLSANSIKVELYSDEEPGRGTGPEDERGDRVEEGGSEQGGEAGGGGYRELASPEPMSPGGAIRLPNGKLKCDICGMICIGPNVLMVHKRSHTGERPFQCNQCGASFTQKGNLLRHIKLHSGEKPFKCPFCSYACRRRDALTGHLRTHSVSSPTVGKPYKCSYCGRSYKQQSTLEEHRERCHSYLQSLETQQPASAHTQEEELRDLEFMPDNLLQPSSDKMAFIDRLAHSITKRKRSTPQKFVGQKHMRLSLADTPYELRTAFDKDGVTHHGGLEQPHYTSLGGGYLGGQGVGSGGGSEGLRPLRLPLPHPSCLSELRPVISSAHTPMATLGPRLDCTGAGAGLGSTGVGGREAAEGHEDLPPGRSHGPSPSNGCQDSTDTESMPDEVFSSVAPALPLHNNHNHHNLHHPHSNHHPPPPPLLHHRGMDSPSHAKDREEERDREEGGHPAFPPPPALAPGSPTSRQAFRVVDGEGHTVRSFRCEHCRVLFLDHVMFTIHMGCHGFRQPFECNICGHRSQDRYEFSSHIVRGEHLPD; encoded by the exons ATGGATGACGACTGCAATGGCCGTCCCTACATGTCAG cAGGCAGTGGAGACTCTTCGATGGAGAGGGAGTTTTCAGGGGCCCTTGGAGGCCCCACAGTGAGCACCCCCAACAGCCAGCACACTTCTCCCAGCCGCTCTCTTAGTG ccaACTCCATCAAAGTGGAGCTGTACAGTGATGAGGAGCCGGGCCGCGGCACGGGGCCAGAGGATGAGCGAGGggacagggtggaggaggggggttctgagcagggaggagaggccGGAGGAGGGGGCTACAGGGAGCTGGCCAGTCCAGAGCCCATGTCACCAGGAGGTGCCATCCGGCTGCCCAACGGAAAACTCAAGTGTGACATCTGTGGGATGATCTGCATCGGGCCCAACGTCCTCATGGTGCACAAACGCAGCCACACAG GTGAGCGGCCATTCCAGTGTAATCAGTGTGGGGCCTCTTTCACCCAGAAGGGGAACCTGCTGCGTCACATTAAGCTGCACTCGGGGGAGAAGCCTTTTAAATGTCCCTTCTGCAGCTACGCATGCCGCAGACGGGACGCTCTTACAGGCCACCTCCGCACTCACTCGG TATCGTCTCCCACAGTGGGGAAGCCCTATAAGTGTAGTTACTGTGGCCGCAGCTACAAGCAGCAGAGCACCCTGGAAGAGCACCGTGAACGCTGCCACAGCTACCTGCAGAGCCTGGAgacacagcagccagccagcgcTCACACTCAAG AAGAGGAGCTGAGGGACCTGGAGTTCATGCCTGACAACCTGCTGCAACCTTCCTCAGACAAGATGGCGTTCATCGATCGGCTAGCCCACAGCATCACCAAACGCAAGAGATCCACGCCACAGAAATTTGTAG GACAGAAGCACATGCGCCTCAGTCTGGCCGACACGCCTTACGAGCTCAGAACCGCCTTCGACAAAGACGGGGTTACGCACCACGGTGGTCTGGAGCAGCCACACTACACTAGCCTGGGAGGAGGGTACCTGGGGGGACAGGGAGTTGGAAGTGGTGGTGGATCTGAAGGCCTCCGACCCCTACGCttgcctctccctcacccctcctgccTGTCGGAGCTCCGGCCGGTCATCAGTTCGGCTCACACCCCCATGGCTACGCTGGGGCCGAGGCTAGACTGCACTGGGGCCGGGGCTGGCCTAGGGTCCACGGGTGTGGGGGGCAGGGAGGCTGCAGAGGGCCACGAGGACCTGCCCCCTGGACGCAGCCACGGCCCGTCACCTAGCAACGGTTGCCAGGACTCCACGGACACAGAGAGCATGCCGGATGAAGTGTTTAGCAGTGTAGCGCCTGCCCTGCCGCTCCACAACAACCATAATCACCACAACCTCCACCACCCCCACTCCAACCaccaccctccccctccacccctactGCACCACAGGGGCATGGACAGCCCAAGCCATGCCAAAGACAGGGAGGAAGAAagggacagggaggagggtgGCCACCCTGCtttcccccctccccctgccctgGCCCCAGGCTCCCCCACCTCAAGGCAGGCGTTTCGGGTGGTGGATGGAGAGGGGCACACAGTGCGCTCTTTCCGCTGTGAGCACTGCCGTGTGCTCTTCCTGGACCACGTTATGTTCACAATCCACATGGGCTGCCACGGCTTCCGCCAGCCCTTTGAGTGCAACATCTGTGGCCACCGCAGCCAGGACCGCTATGAGTTCTCCTCCCACATTGTCCGCGGAGAGCACCTGCCAGACTGA
- the LOC112217510 gene encoding zinc finger protein Eos isoform X2, whose amino-acid sequence MDDDCNGRPYMSGSGDSSMEREFSGALGGPTVSTPNSQHTSPSRSLSANSIKVELYSDEEPGRGTGPEDERGDRVEEGGSEQGGEAGGGGYRELASPEPMSPGGAIRLPNGKLKCDICGMICIGPNVLMVHKRSHTGERPFQCNQCGASFTQKGNLLRHIKLHSGEKPFKCPFCSYACRRRDALTGHLRTHSVSSPTVGKPYKCSYCGRSYKQQSTLEEHRERCHSYLQSLETQQPASAHTQEEELRDLEFMPDNLLQPSSDKMAFIDRLAHSITKRKRSTPQKFVGQKHMRLSLADTPYELRTAFDKDGVTHHGGLEQPHYTSLGGGYLGGQGVGSGGGSEGLRPLRLPLPHPSCLSELRPVISSAHTPMATLGPRLDCTGAGAGLGSTGVGGREAAEGHEDLPPGRSHGPSPSNGCQDSTDTESMPDEVFSSVAPALPLHNNHNHHNLHHPHSNHHPPPPPLLHHRGMDSPSHAKDREEERDREEGGHPAFPPPPALAPGSPTSRQAFRVVDGEGHTVRSFRCEHCRVLFLDHVMFTIHMGCHGFRQPFECNICGHRSQDRYEFSSHIVRGEHLPD is encoded by the exons ATGGATGACGACTGCAATGGCCGTCCCTACATGTCAG GCAGTGGAGACTCTTCGATGGAGAGGGAGTTTTCAGGGGCCCTTGGAGGCCCCACAGTGAGCACCCCCAACAGCCAGCACACTTCTCCCAGCCGCTCTCTTAGTG ccaACTCCATCAAAGTGGAGCTGTACAGTGATGAGGAGCCGGGCCGCGGCACGGGGCCAGAGGATGAGCGAGGggacagggtggaggaggggggttctgagcagggaggagaggccGGAGGAGGGGGCTACAGGGAGCTGGCCAGTCCAGAGCCCATGTCACCAGGAGGTGCCATCCGGCTGCCCAACGGAAAACTCAAGTGTGACATCTGTGGGATGATCTGCATCGGGCCCAACGTCCTCATGGTGCACAAACGCAGCCACACAG GTGAGCGGCCATTCCAGTGTAATCAGTGTGGGGCCTCTTTCACCCAGAAGGGGAACCTGCTGCGTCACATTAAGCTGCACTCGGGGGAGAAGCCTTTTAAATGTCCCTTCTGCAGCTACGCATGCCGCAGACGGGACGCTCTTACAGGCCACCTCCGCACTCACTCGG TATCGTCTCCCACAGTGGGGAAGCCCTATAAGTGTAGTTACTGTGGCCGCAGCTACAAGCAGCAGAGCACCCTGGAAGAGCACCGTGAACGCTGCCACAGCTACCTGCAGAGCCTGGAgacacagcagccagccagcgcTCACACTCAAG AAGAGGAGCTGAGGGACCTGGAGTTCATGCCTGACAACCTGCTGCAACCTTCCTCAGACAAGATGGCGTTCATCGATCGGCTAGCCCACAGCATCACCAAACGCAAGAGATCCACGCCACAGAAATTTGTAG GACAGAAGCACATGCGCCTCAGTCTGGCCGACACGCCTTACGAGCTCAGAACCGCCTTCGACAAAGACGGGGTTACGCACCACGGTGGTCTGGAGCAGCCACACTACACTAGCCTGGGAGGAGGGTACCTGGGGGGACAGGGAGTTGGAAGTGGTGGTGGATCTGAAGGCCTCCGACCCCTACGCttgcctctccctcacccctcctgccTGTCGGAGCTCCGGCCGGTCATCAGTTCGGCTCACACCCCCATGGCTACGCTGGGGCCGAGGCTAGACTGCACTGGGGCCGGGGCTGGCCTAGGGTCCACGGGTGTGGGGGGCAGGGAGGCTGCAGAGGGCCACGAGGACCTGCCCCCTGGACGCAGCCACGGCCCGTCACCTAGCAACGGTTGCCAGGACTCCACGGACACAGAGAGCATGCCGGATGAAGTGTTTAGCAGTGTAGCGCCTGCCCTGCCGCTCCACAACAACCATAATCACCACAACCTCCACCACCCCCACTCCAACCaccaccctccccctccacccctactGCACCACAGGGGCATGGACAGCCCAAGCCATGCCAAAGACAGGGAGGAAGAAagggacagggaggagggtgGCCACCCTGCtttcccccctccccctgccctgGCCCCAGGCTCCCCCACCTCAAGGCAGGCGTTTCGGGTGGTGGATGGAGAGGGGCACACAGTGCGCTCTTTCCGCTGTGAGCACTGCCGTGTGCTCTTCCTGGACCACGTTATGTTCACAATCCACATGGGCTGCCACGGCTTCCGCCAGCCCTTTGAGTGCAACATCTGTGGCCACCGCAGCCAGGACCGCTATGAGTTCTCCTCCCACATTGTCCGCGGAGAGCACCTGCCAGACTGA
- the LOC112217510 gene encoding zinc finger protein Eos isoform X3, whose protein sequence is MDDDCNGRPYMSAGSGDSSMEREFSGALGGPTVSTPNSQHTSPSRSLSANSIKVELYSDEEPGRGTGPEDERGDRVEEGGSEQGGEAGGGGYRELASPEPMSPGGAIRLPNGKLKCDICGMICIGPNVLMVHKRSHTVSSPTVGKPYKCSYCGRSYKQQSTLEEHRERCHSYLQSLETQQPASAHTQEEELRDLEFMPDNLLQPSSDKMAFIDRLAHSITKRKRSTPQKFVGQKHMRLSLADTPYELRTAFDKDGVTHHGGLEQPHYTSLGGGYLGGQGVGSGGGSEGLRPLRLPLPHPSCLSELRPVISSAHTPMATLGPRLDCTGAGAGLGSTGVGGREAAEGHEDLPPGRSHGPSPSNGCQDSTDTESMPDEVFSSVAPALPLHNNHNHHNLHHPHSNHHPPPPPLLHHRGMDSPSHAKDREEERDREEGGHPAFPPPPALAPGSPTSRQAFRVVDGEGHTVRSFRCEHCRVLFLDHVMFTIHMGCHGFRQPFECNICGHRSQDRYEFSSHIVRGEHLPD, encoded by the exons ATGGATGACGACTGCAATGGCCGTCCCTACATGTCAG cAGGCAGTGGAGACTCTTCGATGGAGAGGGAGTTTTCAGGGGCCCTTGGAGGCCCCACAGTGAGCACCCCCAACAGCCAGCACACTTCTCCCAGCCGCTCTCTTAGTG ccaACTCCATCAAAGTGGAGCTGTACAGTGATGAGGAGCCGGGCCGCGGCACGGGGCCAGAGGATGAGCGAGGggacagggtggaggaggggggttctgagcagggaggagaggccGGAGGAGGGGGCTACAGGGAGCTGGCCAGTCCAGAGCCCATGTCACCAGGAGGTGCCATCCGGCTGCCCAACGGAAAACTCAAGTGTGACATCTGTGGGATGATCTGCATCGGGCCCAACGTCCTCATGGTGCACAAACGCAGCCACACAG TATCGTCTCCCACAGTGGGGAAGCCCTATAAGTGTAGTTACTGTGGCCGCAGCTACAAGCAGCAGAGCACCCTGGAAGAGCACCGTGAACGCTGCCACAGCTACCTGCAGAGCCTGGAgacacagcagccagccagcgcTCACACTCAAG AAGAGGAGCTGAGGGACCTGGAGTTCATGCCTGACAACCTGCTGCAACCTTCCTCAGACAAGATGGCGTTCATCGATCGGCTAGCCCACAGCATCACCAAACGCAAGAGATCCACGCCACAGAAATTTGTAG GACAGAAGCACATGCGCCTCAGTCTGGCCGACACGCCTTACGAGCTCAGAACCGCCTTCGACAAAGACGGGGTTACGCACCACGGTGGTCTGGAGCAGCCACACTACACTAGCCTGGGAGGAGGGTACCTGGGGGGACAGGGAGTTGGAAGTGGTGGTGGATCTGAAGGCCTCCGACCCCTACGCttgcctctccctcacccctcctgccTGTCGGAGCTCCGGCCGGTCATCAGTTCGGCTCACACCCCCATGGCTACGCTGGGGCCGAGGCTAGACTGCACTGGGGCCGGGGCTGGCCTAGGGTCCACGGGTGTGGGGGGCAGGGAGGCTGCAGAGGGCCACGAGGACCTGCCCCCTGGACGCAGCCACGGCCCGTCACCTAGCAACGGTTGCCAGGACTCCACGGACACAGAGAGCATGCCGGATGAAGTGTTTAGCAGTGTAGCGCCTGCCCTGCCGCTCCACAACAACCATAATCACCACAACCTCCACCACCCCCACTCCAACCaccaccctccccctccacccctactGCACCACAGGGGCATGGACAGCCCAAGCCATGCCAAAGACAGGGAGGAAGAAagggacagggaggagggtgGCCACCCTGCtttcccccctccccctgccctgGCCCCAGGCTCCCCCACCTCAAGGCAGGCGTTTCGGGTGGTGGATGGAGAGGGGCACACAGTGCGCTCTTTCCGCTGTGAGCACTGCCGTGTGCTCTTCCTGGACCACGTTATGTTCACAATCCACATGGGCTGCCACGGCTTCCGCCAGCCCTTTGAGTGCAACATCTGTGGCCACCGCAGCCAGGACCGCTATGAGTTCTCCTCCCACATTGTCCGCGGAGAGCACCTGCCAGACTGA